The window AAAAATCAGTACTTTTACACTATGGTTTTGAGATATCTAGATTATTTTGCTTACATCTTTTACTAATACCACCGGCTTGTACATGAGTAATATCGAGCTATACAGAtgtaataaaaatcataatatgttattattaagtgaaaataattaatataaaaattttaaaaatcaaataataatatatttaaagatTACGATGCGTATCTTTCGATGCTGTTAAGAAAAACTTTTCTTTGATTTGCGAGTACACCATCATCGAATCCAAGAAACATATGATGTATCATCAATCTATAATGAGAACTAGACTCGTATtcttctctcttcctattttttaCAAGACCAATATGATCGATGTATTCATGAACAAAAATAATAGGAAAGAATATATGTAATATCTCAATCATATTATCATATCTATATGTTTGCATACCCACATATATGCATGTTCGCGTACTAAATTATTGTGTGTTATTGCATTTGTATTAAGTCCCTaaaagttttaatttatttatagaCAAGAACAAATGATATAGGACAGATACTTAGGAGAATCCCTCCCATCATGATCATCTTCTAAGGAATTCTATTATAATTAAACTTTCTTtctattgatcaataatcataatcataatttaattatattcatAAAATTAGATAACATCATGTAATCTAACAATTTTCAGAACTGTACTTAATCTCTATTCTTTTTAATTTCTTCTAGTTTAAATCCTTGGCTACTTCTCACTACTCATGCAAGATTCTGTGCAACATTAAGCTTCAGTAACTGAGGTTCAAATATGCAGCTCTACAGACAGCATTTTCCTTGAGATCTTCCAACTTCTGCTGGCTTGTTGCTTCTTATCATCAACAAGATGTCATCGATGGGGGCAGGCAAGAAGACCATGGATTCCTTTCAAGTAATTCTGGCTCTAACAATGCAACGATCATGAAGGTAATGAGTTTATCAAATCTACTCTTAAGAATGTCAGCTTGCGTTTCCTATGATCATCATCCAAAAGTCggtttgatgcttttgcactcaaagAAATAGAATCAATAATAGTATAGCAAATGTCTCAGAAATCAAAAAAGAGCTAAAAGAAGAGACAGAAGGTGAAGAGACGATTCCACTTCAGAATAAAGCATGTGATGATTCTTCTACAATCAGCTATAGGGTAAGgatggattctctctctctctggaaagAAGTGAGCTTGAAGAAATGTCGTCGATCGTGACAGCATCCCTCATCTGTGTCAAAACCGCGGCACTCGATGTGTACTCAATGTTTCATGCTGAGGTTACTTCTTCAGAAGTTTTGGCTTTGACATCAAGTTCCTGAAGAATATATATGTTTGCTACGACAAATGTCATGAAATGATTCATCTTAGAAACCGTATGATGTTTCATGGCCATGATCATCTGATCGGCAATCCAAAAGAGAGAACAAAGTTAAAGTGAGGGTCTTTGCCAATTCAATTTACACATCGTAATCCATCTCAAGACTATGACAAGGCCATGCCAAATGCATATGGAGGTTTCTTGGAAGAAGCATCACGCCAAAAAGTATGCGATagttaatcaaaataaaagctatgaTCTGTGTCTTTTTGTGCAACCACTCGGCAAAAACCTGTGCAGTGTTCTTCGAGAAGAGGTTCATGGAACTTGGCCATGAGACAAACACAAAAGGAACGAGATCGGTTGTTCAAAGCCATCTTAGTTGCTGCACTTTTATTATACTCCAGGTGGCTTTTTCTTCAATCATGACTCTCACCAAACGAAGCTGTTTTGCTTGGGGTGGGTTCTCTGTTCATCCCCTCGAGAACCACTGCCTCACTGTTCGATTTAGACCCGGAAAAAGATTGAACTCCGACAAGCAGCATtgcttttggagaaagataagaatCTTGTTTGTCTCCTATGGAATGAGTTCTTAGTttgtgtgttttaacttgaaactTGGGAGACAAGCGTGCCGCTCATGTCTCCGGCGATTGATACCTGGGTCCAAAGCATCTGCTTATAAGATGTCTCTCTCAGCTTGCAATGCATTTCTCTTACTCATTTTTCGCCTTCTTCATTGTGGTAGTAAGCATTATCCATAAAGAGAAGACACCTAAAGTTGTTCTGAGTGGCCTAATCATTGTTAAACCTCAAGTGCAAAAGATAATGAGCAAAGAATAAGCTTCGAGTGGACTCTCAAGTCAATGGTGTACTCCTCTTTTTCTTACAAAAGCTTTGTTTGTTCTCACTTTTATTTTCTTATACGGCTGCCCATTCGCGACTTTATGCAACGGTGTGAGAAGATCAACCGGCAGTCTCGGTCTCATGGGTTTCCGACTCCGAACCGAAAGGTCAGGGAAAGGATGCTGCAAATCTTTCTACCTTCCTTATCTCTTCCGCAGATATTTCATTGCAGTCAATAATAAGACCGAATCACATCGAATTTGCGTTCCTTCGCATTGGTCAAAGTTGTAATCCAAGAGGACTGTTACGACGAGCATATTATAACGGCACGTTATGAGACGCGCCCTTTCGATGGCAGCACACGGAAAGCGAGTTTCTCGGGCTCATCATTACCCGTCCCCACCACCGTTGGGGATGGGTAGCGCTGTCCCCTTTCGCTGTCGACGTGTTCGATGCCTTCCCGCATAGCCTCGTGCACGTGAACCCGTATGCGGTCGATAAAGATTCGCGGTCCAGATGTCCTTACCTGATCGACGGACGGCGCTGACGAGATGTCGCATAACAGCCATCGTGTGGGGTTCCCCACCTCCCACGTCCGCACCGGGTCGCAAATTCTGTTCGAAATTGAAAGCGACACTCCGGATTCGAACCCGGTGGGGCCCGACGGAAGCACCCGGTGCTGTTCGGCCACGTGGTGAGCAGCAGCAGCTCGCGTGTCGCCGCCGGGCCCCACTCTTGTCGGCTTGTCGCCTCACCCTGGAGCACTACGCCGCACCACCGTTTTCCACGCGCACGAGACGGGGCTTCGCAGCGCAGCCCACCCGAAGGAGCGCGAGACTGGTTCTTCATCCAACGGCTGGTGCCGAGACGCGTCATCGCGTACGCTTCGCTCGTGGAACCGCGCCGTGCGCGAATGCTTAGCAAGGAGCATGATCGATCTAAGCTAATTTGGCACTAGGAGCACGGAGGGAATTATTTAGGGGGAGGCAATGATAAAAAGGTGGCGAGGTTTGGAGGTCAAAATTGGTCGAAAGTTCATCAACGTGGCCTACAGCAGGAGTGATGGGTGATGTGATTTGTCTCCGATCGAGCATTAAGTAGATGGATGCAAGCATACGAGTGGTGATATATGTGTTTGGTGTGTCATGGCTAAGTAGCCGATCTCTCAAGGTAGCATCTTCCCACTCTTTTCCTCCTACCTTCCACTAGAGAGACAGCATCTTTCCCGGCCCCAATCCTATGTCCCCTCGTTGAAATGGAATTGAAGGAACAACAACACCTCCTCCTTTGATGAAGGTACCAATTGCAGCGGCTCATTGGTTCATGACATTGACACCACCCTCCTCTGTTAACTCGATTGCTCGTGTTAAGTGAGCTGCCCCTCTTGGGTCCAAGAATCACGATGAGATGTCCGGGCCGACGTACAGAACACGGAGGGCTCTCACGTCCCGGACGTGTCTATGATGTCAGGGAGTGCGTGATGACGTCATGAGACGTGGCCTGTGAGAGGGAAACGCTGTTTCCGTCTCTGGGTCGAAACACGTGATGGGGAGTTTGATTCGGGAGGAGGGGAACGAGGGAAGTGTCGGGGCCCACTAGCGTCGGGAGCACACGCTTTTCTGGGAACTAGAAAGTTTTACGCGACGAATTTACCGCGCCTCGTCGGAGAAAATGTCTGGCTGATTAAACGGGGCCCACTGGAACCGAGAGATCATTGGCGGGTGTGACGCGGTAGACACGTGCACTCTCCCCCGTAGCTCTTCAAACTCGCTGCATAAAATGGGTCTCGTCATCGCGCTGGGGCTGTCATTGGTCTTAAGAACACCACCTCCCCAGAGAGCGAGAAAGATGAAAGCGGTTGGCGGGCACGGCGGAGGCGTGGCGTCGCCTGGGTCGGTGTCTTCGGTGTCAAAGGCAGCGGCAGCAACGGCGGAGGCAGAGGAGGATTTGGTGGTGGAGGACGTCGGAAGAGGAGCGATGGGGGATGCGGAGGCAGAAGTGGCGAATGTCGATCATGCTGAGGAGGAGGagttggaggaggaggagctggAGCTGGGGCTGACCCTGGGGGCGGCGAAGAGGGGGAAGGCGACGCCTGCGATGTGGGGGCCGTGCTGCCGCATCCTGACGGCAAAGGACTTCCCGCCCCTGGCGTCCCTTGCTTCACCGAGGTCCCCCTCCGCCTCCTCCGTGTCGTCGTCCTCCGGCACCAACCTGGGCGGTGGCGGGACCGGGACGGGAGTCGCCGGGACAAAGCGGGCGGCGGAATCCATCTCCCCCGACGTCGGTAGCTCCCCTCATCCTCCCAGGTAAACCCAATCTTCCTCCTCTGTCTCTTCTTTCTTGCTCTTCACGTTAGGTGTTCTTTTTACTGCAAATGACTTGATCCGAAAAACCTCCTGCTTTTATTCTCTTAGTGCTTCTCGTAAAGGCTTTGACACTCTTAGAACCAGCAAAAAGAGGAACAGTAAGGGGAAAAAAAAACGATCTTTTTTTATCACATCCTTCAGGCTTTTGCTGTTGATGTCCGGTAAAAGGGTTGCGTTCTCTTAATCTTTAGATTGATACCGAAAATATTTGATGTGTTGGAGCAGTCAGGTGGTGGTGGGATGGCCGCCCATCAGGGCGTTCAGGATGAACAGCTTGTTCAACCATTTCAAAGACAACGCCCCCGAGGTTGATGCTGCCGTTGCTGTCAAGAAGGCCATCGTCCCCAGCAGGGCAGGCAATGACAGCCAACATCAGGGGAGTAGAGGAAAAGTAATGAGGAGATCATTCTTCGTCAAAGTGAAGATGGACGGCGACCCTATTGGGAGGAAGGTGGATCTCGATGCTCATCACTCTTATGAGGCCCTCGCAGACGCGCTGGAGCTCATGTTTCATAAGCCCACCAAGGCCTCTGCCCTTGCGGTCTCTGTCGGTAAGTTCATTACCATGCATAATGTTCACAATTGCAGAGTTCAGGATCAGAGTGGGAATTTCTTGTTCTAATTTAGATATGCCATGATCTGATCTGCCTATATGTCCAGCATAAGAAATTGTATCAAACCAGAGATCATCTAAATCCTTTGCTAGCAATGTTGGAATGTGATGGGGTTATAATTTCAGTGGTGTGGATGATGGCAGATGGGGCAAAGATTTCAAATTTGTTGGATGGCTCTTCTGGGTTTGCTCTTACTTATGAAGACAAGGATGGGGATTGGATGCTGGTTGGAGATGTGCCATGGGGGTAAGCCTTCTTTGCACTTCACACTGATACCAGTCTAGTCTAGTGATACATGAACCCTCCTATACATGAAAAGTCCAGGAATCATCTTTTGCAGAAACATTCCGTGATATCGTGGTGTCTCAAACACCATTACTATAAATTCATCATTCGAGATCGATTGTTCTATGGTTCTAagatatactattgatcttgttgCACTATCTCGGTCTTAGTTTTCTCTGTCAAAATATTATCTTGTACTGCAGTGATCTGAACCAGTTTTGACATCCTGCTTTGCAGAATGTTCTTGGAAACAGTCAAGAGGCTTAGAATTATGAGGACCTCAGATGCAAATGGGCTTAGCAAATCAGTTCATTTCGGGAAGGTGAGGTGCAGTCCTTTTTCTCATATAGCGAATAAATCATAGTTCCACCTTATTTTCTGTCAAATCAATTATCAGTTGGGTTCATTGCCAATCTGATTAAAGGGAAAACTCAAATTATTATTTTCTGTCAAGTCTTTCTGTATGGGACTTCTGATCCATGATTTGTATTTGCCTAATGGGACTGCTTAGGCCTCATAACTTATTTCGTTTGGACTTGGATGCAGCACCAAGATTTCTATCGCCAGTGGAATGATAGGAAACATCCTGCCTATGGTCTTCAACCAGAGTGAAGAGAAGGAAGACGGACTGTGGAGTATATAGCAAATAGAAGAAATTGAAATGAAAGAAAAGCATAGAAGAGCCAAGATcaagttttctttcaagttgaAATCATTTGCATCGTTTTGACCCTACTGATAGATAGATAAATCGTATTTTGGAGAGTTGCCCTTTTTGTTGGGTGGTTTGATGAGGTAAGTAGACCAATATGCTTATGACTACTGCGTGGTCATTCATGCCAATCACCGGTGCATGCCATGATATTTCAATACTGTAAATATTACCCACGCCTGTTTCATCTCTGAATGAAATTGTAGAACAAGCTGGAGTTGCATTCAATATCGTTTAACGTTCATCATAGTATGGTGGTGGCTTGAATTGTTCTCATGAAGCAATGTATGTTCATCGTTTATTATGTGTAAATAAACAGGAAAGTTAAGTATCCCCGATATAAAAGTATTCTCTTATGAATCTGAAAAATTTTTTTACGACTCTTCTTCCTACAGCTATGGAACAAGGAACTGTAGAATGACGCCATTGATTCACGACAGTGAGGCTTCTGATCTCTGCCACCTCCTTCAAATGGTCATTGTTGATCATCTCAGAGTTGCTATGATTGTAGCACATCAAGATCGCCTCTTTCCCCCCTCTGCAAGGCCTTGTAACTTTTTCACCCTATCATGATCGTCTCCTTCCCCTCcgcaagatcatgcttcttcaatGCTATCATGGCGATGACCAAGAGTACC of the Musa acuminata AAA Group cultivar baxijiao chromosome BXJ3-2, Cavendish_Baxijiao_AAA, whole genome shotgun sequence genome contains:
- the LOC103971757 gene encoding auxin-responsive protein IAA10 isoform X2, whose translation is MGLVIALGLSLVLRTPPPQRARKMKAVGGHGGGVASPGSVSSVSKAAAATAEAEEDLVVEDVGRGAMGDAEAEVANVDHAEEEELEEEELELGLTLGAAKRGKATPAMWGPCCRILTAKDFPPLASLASPRSPSASSVSSSSGTNLGGGGTGTGVAGTKRAAESISPDVGSSPHPPSQVVVGWPPIRAFRMNSLFNHFKDNAPEVDAAVAVKKAIVPSRAGNDSQHQGSRGKVMRRSFFVKVKMDGDPIGRKVDLDAHHSYEALADALELMFHKPTKASALAVSVDGAKISNLLDGSSGFALTYEDKDGDWMLVGDVPWGMFLETVKRLRIMRTSDANGLSKSVHFGKHQDFYRQWNDRKHPAYGLQPE
- the LOC103971757 gene encoding auxin-responsive protein IAA10 isoform X1, with amino-acid sequence MGLVIALGLSLVLRTPPPQRARKMKAVGGHGGGVASPGSVSSVSKAAAATAEAEEDLVVEDVGRGAMGDAEAEVANVDHAEEEELEEEELELGLTLGAAKRGKATPAMWGPCCRILTAKDFPPLASLASPRSPSASSVSSSSGTNLGGGGTGTGVAGTKRAAESISPDVGSSPHPPSQVVVGWPPIRAFRMNSLFNHFKDNAPEVDAAVAVKKAIVPSRAGNDSQHQGSRGKVMRRSFFVKVKMDGDPIGRKVDLDAHHSYEALADALELMFHKPTKASALAVSVVVWMMADGAKISNLLDGSSGFALTYEDKDGDWMLVGDVPWGMFLETVKRLRIMRTSDANGLSKSVHFGKHQDFYRQWNDRKHPAYGLQPE